The Impatiens glandulifera chromosome 8, dImpGla2.1, whole genome shotgun sequence genome includes a window with the following:
- the LOC124912341 gene encoding VQ motif-containing protein 22-like: MSSEIMRNSHEWFQQQQQQHRYFNGGGGQTVYPSSPTSTLSHDGITVVTTEGGSTAPLISTSDKSKGLGKTIRRRSRASKKTPVTLLNADVKDFRALVQRFTGCSSSEISFANRKGPVNLNFAASQDHHRFFLPTANSAPSQNGFNSNNNNNYHHHQQQQQQQQAAWRPEAEDGHYFKNGGILMRSNGVQEEELGVNYNTNNNNMQTVDQFQSLDDILEMDDINGTSLHDLIGDIIA; the protein is encoded by the coding sequence aTGAGTAGTGAGATTATGCGAAATTCCCATGAATGgtttcaacaacaacaacaacagcacCGGTACTTCAACGGCGGCGGCGGACAGACGGTTTATCCGTCCAGCCCCACCAGCACTCTGTCTCACGACGGCATAACAGTAGTCACAACCGAAGGCGGCAGTACTGCACCGTTAATCAGTACTAGTGACAAATCCAAGGGACTCGGTAAAACAATCCGCAGGCGATCCCGGGCTTCAAAGAAGACCCCGGTCACCCTTCTCAATGCCGACGTTAAAGACTTCAGGGCACTTGTGCAGCGATTCACAGGCTGCTCTAGTTCTGAGATCTCCTTTGCCAACCGTAAAGGACCCGTCAATTTGAACTTTGCTGCCTCCCAGGATCATCACCGTTTCTTTCTTCCTACTGCTAATTCAGCACCATCTCAAAATGGGTTCAactccaataataataataactaccACCACcatcagcagcagcagcagcagcagcaggcaGCTTGGAGACCAGAGGCGGAAGATGGTCACTACTTTAAAAATGGGGGAATATTAATGCGCAGTAATGGAGTTCAGGAAGAGGAACTTGGAGTGaattataatactaataataataatatgcaaACAGTAGATCAGTTTCAGAGTTTGGATGATATTCTGGAGATGGATGATATTAATGGAACTTCTCTACATGACCTTATAGGCGATATTATTgcttag
- the LOC124911422 gene encoding potassium transporter 11-like isoform X2: MVIGDGILTPTISVLSAAGGIKINHPQMSNDIVVFVALVILVGLFSMQHYGTDRVGWLFAPIVLLWFLLIGSIGIVNIWKYDSSVLKAFSPVYVYRYFKRGRRDSWTSLGGIMLSITGTEALFADLAHFPVSAIQLAFTVLVFPCLLLAYSGQAAYLMKHQDHVVDAFYKSIPESIYWPMFVVATLAAIVASQATISATFSIIKQAHALGCFPRIKVVHTSKKFLGQIYIPDINWILMILCIAVTAGFKHQIQIANAYGTAVVIVMLVTTLIMTLIMLLVWHCHWIFVVIFTGLSLVVECTYFSAVLFKVDQGGWVPLVIAAAFLIIMYVWHYSTLKRYEFEMHSKVSMAWILGLGPSLGLVRVPGVGLVYSELTGGVPHIFSHLITNLPAIHSVVVFVCVKYLPVYTVPEEERFLVKRIGPKNYHMFRCVARYGYKDLHKKDEDFEKKLFDNLFLFVRLESMMEGYSDSDEYSLYGQTTTTEKQQQTTFSSIVDVTVSSSLDSIVEVSRSPLQAGSSTISNLTEGSELEFLASCRDAGVVHILGNTVVRARRDSMFLKKIAIDYVYAFLRKICRENSVIFNVPHESLLNVGQIFYV, translated from the exons ATGGTAATTGGAGATGGGATTCTCACTCCCACAATATCTG TTCTTTCAGCTGCTGGTGGGATTAAGATAAACCACCCTCAGATGAGCAATG ACATAGTTGTGTTTGTTGCTCTTGTCATTTTGGTGGGTTTATTCAGCATGCAGCATTATGGTACCGATAGAGTCGGGTGGTTGTTTGCTCCAATTGTGCTTTTGTGGTTCCTTTTAATTGGGAGTATTGGCATCGTAAATATTTGGAAGTATGACAGCAGCGTTTTGAAAGCCTTTTCACCAGTTTATGTATATCGATATTTTAAAAGGGGGAGGAGAGACAGTTGGACCTCTCTTGGTGGAATCATGCTTAGTATCACCG GGACAGAGGCTCTGTTTGCAGATTTAGCCCATTTTCCAGTCTCGGCCATACAACTTGCTTTCACTGTTCTGGTGTTTCCATGCCTTTTGTTAGCGTATTCTGGACAAGCTGCTTACCTTATGAAGCATCAGGATCATGTTGTGGATGCATTCTACAAGTCAATACCAG AAAGCATATACTGGCCGATGTTTGTGGTGGCGACTTTAGCTGCTATAGTGGCAAGCCAAGCGACGATATCTGCTACTTTCTCAATAATCAAACAGGCTCATGCACTTGGTTGTTTCCCGAGAATAAAAGTAGTTCATACTTCGAAGAAATTCCTCGGGCAGATATATATTCCAGATATTAACTGGATCCTCATGATCCTATGCATTGCAGTGACTGCTGGATTCAAACATCAAATCCAAATTGCAAATGCTTATG GGACTGCTGTTGTAATCGTGATGTTGGTGACGACATTGATCATGACATTGATCATGTTACTTGTATGGCACTGCCATTGGATCTTTGTGGTGATCTTCACGGGGTTGTCTCTAGTGGTGGAGTGCACCTACTTTTCAGCTGTTCTGTTTAAGGTTGACCAGGGTGGCTGGGTTCCTCTGGTTATTGCGGCCGCCTTTCTGATCATCATGTATGTGTGGCACTACAGCACCCTCAAACGATACGAGTTCGAGATGCACAGTAAGGTGTCGATGGCTTGGATTCTGGGGCTCGGGCCCAGTTTGGGTTTGGTTCGTGTACCTGGAGTTGGACTTGTTTACTCGGAGCTGACCGGTGGGGTGCCCCACATTTTCTCACACTTGATAACGAATCTTCCCGCCATTCATTCCGTGGTGGTGTTTGTCTGCGTGAAGTATCTACCGGTATACACGGTCCCTGAGGAGGAGAGGTTTCTTGTAAAACGGATAGGACCGAAGAATTACCACATGTTCAGGTGCGTGGCTAGGTACGGTTACAAGGACCTTCACAAGAAAGACGAGGATTTTGAGAAGAAGCTATTCGATAACCTATTCCTGTTTGTCCGGCTGGAGTCTATGATGGAAGGTTACTCGGACTCGGACGAGTACAGTTTGTACGGGCAGACGACTACGACAGAGAAACAGCAACAGACGACGTTCTCTTCGATAGTGGACGTGACAGTTTCTTCGTCGTTGGACTCGATTGTGGAGGTGAGTCGGTCTCCATTGCAGGCGGGAAGCAGCACGATAAGCAACCTGACGGAAGGGAGCGAGTTGGAGTTCTTGGCGAGTTGCAGGGATGCGGGGGTGGTCCATATACTAGGGAACACGGTGGTGAGGGCGAGGAGAGATTCAATGTTCCTTAAGAAGATAGCTATCGATTATGTTTATGCTTTCCTTCGTAAGATATGCAGGGAGAATAGTGTCATTTTCAATGTTCCTCATGAAAGTCTGTTGAACGTTGGCCAGATCTTTTatgtctaa
- the LOC124911578 gene encoding protein RGF1 INDUCIBLE TRANSCRIPTION FACTOR 1-like — translation MVRLGDESSAAAAERGGGGGGGGGGGAVVVVKPGWLEGLTRERFFEGCESHRQRRKNEKNIFCLHCCLSFCLHCLPSHPSNHHPLLQVRRYVYHDVVRFDDLEKLIDCSYIQNYTINGAKVIFLNERAQSIRSSNSSSSSSSKGSGNFCLTCCRILQEPYLFCSLSCKVDYMVYQGEDLLNMICRFDASDMAFSQFEALRMNGDQHEVINPITFEKEEEEMMICNDDDDIDDHHHKGKGKKKSKAAAGGRRGFLSGIVLPLSNRRKGAPHRSPLS, via the exons ATGGTTAGACTTGGTGATGAGTCATCGGCAGCGGCGGCGGAAAGAGGCGGTGGCGGTGGCGGTGGTGGTGGCGGTGGGGCAGTAGTAGTAGTGAAACCAGGATGGCTTGAAGGGTTAACTCGGGAGAGATTCTTTGAAGGGTGCGAAAGCCACCGGCAGAGGAGGAAGAACGAGAAGAACATCTTCTGTCTTCACTGTTGCCTCAGCTTTTGCCTTCACTGCCTCCCTTCTCATCCTTCCAATCATCATCCCCTTCTTCAG gtGAGGCGTTATGTTTACCATGATGTTGTGAGATTTGACGATCTGGAGAAGCTGATTGACTGCTCTTATATTCAG AATTACACAATTAATGGTGCGAAAGTGATATTCTTAAATGAGAGAGCACAGTCAATTAGGTCGTCAAATTCTTCGTCGTCTTCTTCTTCGAAAGGGTCTGGCAACTTTTGCCTCACCTGTTGCAGAATCCTACAGGAGCCATACCTCTTCTGTTCTCTTTCATGCaag gTGGATTATATGGTGTACCAAGGGGAAGACTTATTGAACATGATATGTCGTTTTGATGCATCCGACATGGCATTCTCCCAATTCGAGGCTCTTCGGATGAACGGAGATCAACATGAAGTCATTAATCCAATTACCTTC gagaaagaagaagaagaaatgatgatatgtaacgatgatgatgatatcgATGATCATCATCATAAAGGAAAAGGGAAAAAGAAGAGCAAGGCCGCCGCTGGGGGGAGAAGAGGCTTCCTATCTGGAATTGTTCTCCCGTTAAGTAATCGGAGAAAAGGGGCACCTCATAGGTCTCCTCTTTcctaa
- the LOC124911577 gene encoding omega-hydroxypalmitate O-feruloyl transferase, with amino-acid sequence NPFVQELHFPHIHHIPIVIDRVLPVTPACPIPVGLGDTLYLSNLDDMIGARVFTPTVFFYPKHQLGLDPRPIMRKALAAVLVPYYPFSGRLRETKNGKLQVFFGHDQGALMVEAHSNMSLSDLGDLTVPNPAWGPLVYKFADEGPYKVTDMPLVIAQVTLFQCGGFCLGLRTCHCISDGLGAMQFLNAWASTARAGKLVIHPIPCWDREKFKPDGLPKVRYPHTEFMNIEEGSNLTMNLWQTKPVQKCYRVSREFQAHIKQLGQESEKIAISTFDAMAAHVWRCWVKALEVEPAEFELRLTFSVNARQKMKQRPLGDGFYGNALCIACATSTISELSDGLLSDIASRVHESRQLITEEYVQSTIDYIELKRPTRLEFGGKLTITQWTRFSMYESTNFGWGRAIYAGPIDLTPTPQICVFLPEGEPGSTGNMLLFICLPQWATLRFARLLSLLE; translated from the coding sequence aaTCCGTTTGTCCAAGAACTCCATTTCCCCCATATTCATCACATCCCTATTGTCATAGATAGAGTCCTACCCGTCACGCCCGCATGCCCTATTCCTGTTGGCCTCGGGGATACTCTCTACCTCTCAAACCTCGATGATATGATCGGAGCTCGAGTTTTCACCCCCACGGTGTTCTTCTACCCTAAACATCAATTGGGCCTCGACCCCAGGCCCATTATGAGGAAAGCTCTTGCCGCGGTTTTGGTTCCCTACTATCCTTTTTCGGGTAGGCTTCGAGAGACCAAGAATGGTAAACTCCAAGTGTTTTTTGGGCACGACCAAGGTGCTCTTATGGTTGAGGCACATTCCAACATGTCCTTGAGCGATTTAGGAGACCTTACTGTTCCCAACCCCGCTTGGGGCCCATTGGTGTATAAGTTTGCGGATGAAGGCCCGTATAAAGTGACAGACATGCCATTGGTCATAGCCCAAGTTACATTATTCCAATGTGGAGGATTCTGTCTCGGGCTTAGGACATGCCATTGCATATCTGATGGGCTTGGAGCAATGCAGTTCTTAAATGCTTGGGCCTCTACAGCAAGGGCCGGGAAATTGGTTATTCACCCAATTCCTTGTTGGGACAGGGAGAAATTTAAGCCCGATGGGCTTCCGAAGGTTCGATATCCACATACGGAGTTTATGAATATTGAAGAAGGGTCCAACTTGACTATGAATTTGTGGCAAACGAAGCCAGTTCAAAAATGTTATCGTGTTAGTAGAGAATTCCAGGCTCACATAAAACAATTGGGGCAAGAAAGCGAGAAAATTGCAATAAGTACATTTGATGCGATGGCAGCCCATGTTTGGAGGTGTTGGGTTAAGGCCTTGGAAGTGGAGCCGGCTGAGTTTGAACTTCGGTTGACATTTTCGGTGAACGCTCGTCAAAAGATGAAACAAAGACCCTTGGGAGATGGGTTCTACGGAAACGCCCTGTGCATCGCGTGTGCCACGAGCACGATATCCGAACTTAGCGACGGACTCCTGTCGGATATCGCGAGTAGAGTCCACGAATCGAGACAACTAATAACAGAAGAGTATGTTCAATCGACAATTGATTATATTGAATTGAAAAGACCAACTAGGCTTGAATTTGGTGGAAAGTTGACAATAACTCAATGGACGCGTTTCTCAATGTACGAGTCGACTAATTTTGGGTGGGGGCGGGCCATTTATGCGGGTCCTATAGATCTAACGCCTACACCACAAATTTGTGTATTTCTACCCGAGGGTGAACCCGGCTCAACTGGGAATATGTTGCTCTTTATTTGCTTGCCACAATGGGCTACACTAAGATTTGCGAGACTCTTGTCTCTACTCGaatga
- the LOC124911422 gene encoding potassium transporter 11-like isoform X1, which produces MATGVEFDDEGDNKGSMWDLEQKIDQPMDEEAGKLKNMYREKKFSTLLLIRLAFQSLGVVYGDLGTSPLYVFNNTFPHGIKDPEDVIGALSCIIYSLTLIPLIKYVFIVCKANDNGEGGTFALYSLLCRHAKIRTIPNQHRTDEDLTTYSRTTFHEHSFAAKTKRWLERHTSRKNALLILVLVGTCMVIGDGILTPTISVLSAAGGIKINHPQMSNDIVVFVALVILVGLFSMQHYGTDRVGWLFAPIVLLWFLLIGSIGIVNIWKYDSSVLKAFSPVYVYRYFKRGRRDSWTSLGGIMLSITGTEALFADLAHFPVSAIQLAFTVLVFPCLLLAYSGQAAYLMKHQDHVVDAFYKSIPESIYWPMFVVATLAAIVASQATISATFSIIKQAHALGCFPRIKVVHTSKKFLGQIYIPDINWILMILCIAVTAGFKHQIQIANAYGTAVVIVMLVTTLIMTLIMLLVWHCHWIFVVIFTGLSLVVECTYFSAVLFKVDQGGWVPLVIAAAFLIIMYVWHYSTLKRYEFEMHSKVSMAWILGLGPSLGLVRVPGVGLVYSELTGGVPHIFSHLITNLPAIHSVVVFVCVKYLPVYTVPEEERFLVKRIGPKNYHMFRCVARYGYKDLHKKDEDFEKKLFDNLFLFVRLESMMEGYSDSDEYSLYGQTTTTEKQQQTTFSSIVDVTVSSSLDSIVEVSRSPLQAGSSTISNLTEGSELEFLASCRDAGVVHILGNTVVRARRDSMFLKKIAIDYVYAFLRKICRENSVIFNVPHESLLNVGQIFYV; this is translated from the exons atggcAACTGGAGTAGAATTTGACGATGAAGGTGATAACAAAGGCAGCATGTGGGACTTGGAGCAGAAGATTGACCAACCCATGGATGAAGAGGCCGGAAAGCTCAAGAACATGTATAGAGAAAAA AAATTTTCAACACTTCTATTGATTAGACTCGCATTTCAGAGTCTGGGAGTAGTGTATGGAGACCTAGGCACATCTCCTCTATATGTGTTCAACAACACTTTTCCTCACGGAATCAAAGATCCAGAGGATGTCATTGGAGCTCTGTCATGTATTATATACTCCCTTACACTTATCCCTCTAATCAAGTATGTCTTTATAGTGTGCAAGGCTAATGACAATGGTGAAG GTGGCACCTTTGCCCTTTACTCTCTGCTTTGCCGGCATGCAAAAATCAGAACGATCCCTAACCAGCATAGGACTGACGAGGATCTGACAACATATAGCCGTACCACATTCCATGAGCACTCCTTTGCTGCAAAGACCAAGAGATGGTTGGAGAGGCACACTTCTAGAAAGAATGCCCTTCTCATTCTTGTTCTAGTTGGAACTTGTATGGTAATTGGAGATGGGATTCTCACTCCCACAATATCTG TTCTTTCAGCTGCTGGTGGGATTAAGATAAACCACCCTCAGATGAGCAATG ACATAGTTGTGTTTGTTGCTCTTGTCATTTTGGTGGGTTTATTCAGCATGCAGCATTATGGTACCGATAGAGTCGGGTGGTTGTTTGCTCCAATTGTGCTTTTGTGGTTCCTTTTAATTGGGAGTATTGGCATCGTAAATATTTGGAAGTATGACAGCAGCGTTTTGAAAGCCTTTTCACCAGTTTATGTATATCGATATTTTAAAAGGGGGAGGAGAGACAGTTGGACCTCTCTTGGTGGAATCATGCTTAGTATCACCG GGACAGAGGCTCTGTTTGCAGATTTAGCCCATTTTCCAGTCTCGGCCATACAACTTGCTTTCACTGTTCTGGTGTTTCCATGCCTTTTGTTAGCGTATTCTGGACAAGCTGCTTACCTTATGAAGCATCAGGATCATGTTGTGGATGCATTCTACAAGTCAATACCAG AAAGCATATACTGGCCGATGTTTGTGGTGGCGACTTTAGCTGCTATAGTGGCAAGCCAAGCGACGATATCTGCTACTTTCTCAATAATCAAACAGGCTCATGCACTTGGTTGTTTCCCGAGAATAAAAGTAGTTCATACTTCGAAGAAATTCCTCGGGCAGATATATATTCCAGATATTAACTGGATCCTCATGATCCTATGCATTGCAGTGACTGCTGGATTCAAACATCAAATCCAAATTGCAAATGCTTATG GGACTGCTGTTGTAATCGTGATGTTGGTGACGACATTGATCATGACATTGATCATGTTACTTGTATGGCACTGCCATTGGATCTTTGTGGTGATCTTCACGGGGTTGTCTCTAGTGGTGGAGTGCACCTACTTTTCAGCTGTTCTGTTTAAGGTTGACCAGGGTGGCTGGGTTCCTCTGGTTATTGCGGCCGCCTTTCTGATCATCATGTATGTGTGGCACTACAGCACCCTCAAACGATACGAGTTCGAGATGCACAGTAAGGTGTCGATGGCTTGGATTCTGGGGCTCGGGCCCAGTTTGGGTTTGGTTCGTGTACCTGGAGTTGGACTTGTTTACTCGGAGCTGACCGGTGGGGTGCCCCACATTTTCTCACACTTGATAACGAATCTTCCCGCCATTCATTCCGTGGTGGTGTTTGTCTGCGTGAAGTATCTACCGGTATACACGGTCCCTGAGGAGGAGAGGTTTCTTGTAAAACGGATAGGACCGAAGAATTACCACATGTTCAGGTGCGTGGCTAGGTACGGTTACAAGGACCTTCACAAGAAAGACGAGGATTTTGAGAAGAAGCTATTCGATAACCTATTCCTGTTTGTCCGGCTGGAGTCTATGATGGAAGGTTACTCGGACTCGGACGAGTACAGTTTGTACGGGCAGACGACTACGACAGAGAAACAGCAACAGACGACGTTCTCTTCGATAGTGGACGTGACAGTTTCTTCGTCGTTGGACTCGATTGTGGAGGTGAGTCGGTCTCCATTGCAGGCGGGAAGCAGCACGATAAGCAACCTGACGGAAGGGAGCGAGTTGGAGTTCTTGGCGAGTTGCAGGGATGCGGGGGTGGTCCATATACTAGGGAACACGGTGGTGAGGGCGAGGAGAGATTCAATGTTCCTTAAGAAGATAGCTATCGATTATGTTTATGCTTTCCTTCGTAAGATATGCAGGGAGAATAGTGTCATTTTCAATGTTCCTCATGAAAGTCTGTTGAACGTTGGCCAGATCTTTTatgtctaa
- the LOC124911186 gene encoding probable 3-beta-hydroxysteroid-Delta(8),Delta(7)-isomerase, whose protein sequence is MESHPHPYAPKDLHLPGFIPVSLSQLTIVGIYGVVSLLVVSLVWLFSGIVGRIRKTDRVLMCWWAFTGLTHMILEGYFVFSPEFYKDKTGFYLAEVWKEYSKGDSRYAARDAGIVSIEGITAVLEGPACLLAVYAIGANKSYSNVLQLSISLGQLYGTAVYFVTSFLEGDHFAASQSYYNAYFIGANASWVVIPTLIVVRSWKNICAAFNIQHQKNNKTKTK, encoded by the exons ATGGAGTCTCATCCTCATCCTTATGCGCCAAAAGATCTTCATCTCCCTGGTTTTATTCCCGTTTCTCTTTCACAGTTGACTATCGTCGGCATCTATGGCGTCGTATCTCTCCTCGTTGTCTCACTTGTCTGGCTCTTCTCAG GAATAGTTGGCAGAATAAGGAAAACAGATAGGGTGCTTATGTGCTGGTGGGCATTTACTGGTTTGACTCACATGATCCTTGAGGGTTACTTTGTGTTTTCCCCCGAATTTTACAAGGACAAGACTGGCTTCTACCTTGCTGAAGTTT GGAAAGAATATAGCAAAGGGGATTCTAGATATGCCGCCAGGGACGCTGGGATTGTGAGTATCGAAGGAATAACCGCTGTCCTGGAGGGTCCAGCCTGCCTCCTTGCAGT gtATGCTATTGGTGCAAACAAGTCTTACAGCAATGTTCTTCAACTATCCATATCCCTAGGGCAGCTCTATGGAACTGCCGTCTATTTCGTCACTTCATTCTTGGAAGGCGATCACTTTGCGGCTAGTCAATCTTACTACAACGCATATTTCATTGGAGCAAATGCTTCCTGGGTCGTAATACCTACTCTAATTGTCGTTCGCAGCTGGAAAAACATATGTGCTGCTTTCAACATCCAACACCAAAAAAACAACAAGACCAAAACTAAATGA